TACAATAATAAAAAGTTCACATCAGGTAACACAACTACAAAAAAAATAACTAGCTATCATAGTATAACTATCTCCAATGAGCCCGACTTGTTCATCCTAGACCTCACGACAAAACACAAAGGAAGGCTAGGATCTGGAAGTTATCAAACAAAATGGTTAGGAACAGAATAAAAGCAAATCTAACAGCATGTTAGAACAAGCAAAATGCGACATTTTCATCATTTAAGCATAGAATGACAGGGTCAACAACATTTTGATGTTTGTTAAATGAACCAGAATTTCAATGTTTGAACAACAAAAAATATATACAGTAGATCATATGCAGTTTAAATCACCCCCTAAGGAAAGACACGTTGACACCAATATTTGGCAACATCTATAGAAACTGAACCTCGTAAACATGCAATGTGGAATTTGTATCTCAAAGAAGTACACAGATTTATCAGGTTTAATTACCATAGAGAAGCCAAATGCTAGTAACTCATGATTAGCACACAAGATCTGATTCAGCAAAGTAAACAAGAAGGTGGCTACAATACAAAAATAAGCTCATCACAGAGAATAAAATGAGTGGAACTACAGTACATCCTCTACATTGTCATGTTCACAAGATTAAAAGTAAGCTCAGCATAAGCATATGAGTTTTGTTTGGCACCACCATGTCAAAAGACACTTAAAAGTACGCAAATTGGACTAGTTACCAGAAGCACAAGATCAGGTCACAAACTTAAACTGTTATACAGGAGGATAAACAATCATGTACTTATTTCCTATAGAGCAGGAAGTTGGGCATGTTATTAGTGAAACGTGGGGCATAAAGCAGAAATAGACACCATGATTGTTCTCTACACATAATACAGATAATGAGCAAACAATATGGAGGATGGTTTTTCCCTACTTCTATCCAATATCTGAGATGAAGAGGGAGCATGCATGTGGATGGGACCTGGAGGGCAGGAGCTGCATGAGCGAGAGCAGCACCCGGGCCACCTCGTGCATCATCGGCTGGTCAATGGGGTGCCGCTTGGTGCACAGCAGGGCCTGGAACGCTTTCTGGACCAGCCCCATGTCCGTGCACGTCACCGACACCTCCGAGTCCACCGCCTCCATCACCGTGTCGTCATCGGCTCTCGACATTATCTACACACACATAGAGACAGGGTGGTCAAATGATCATACCATGTCAGTATATAGAAACCATTGAAGCACATCATGCATGCTGAAAGATCGTAACATGGTTGACAA
This genomic window from Aegilops tauschii subsp. strangulata cultivar AL8/78 chromosome 4, Aet v6.0, whole genome shotgun sequence contains:
- the LOC109761330 gene encoding LRR receptor-like serine/threonine-protein kinase SIK1 isoform X2; the protein is MRLLPSAEVAGEEEPAADGRGHGVPGGQAPPAALIMSRADDDTVMEAVDSEVSVTCTDMGLVQKAFQALLCTKRHPIDQPMMHEVARVLLSLMQLLPSRS
- the LOC109761330 gene encoding LRR receptor-like serine/threonine-protein kinase SIK1 isoform X3, with protein sequence MRLLPSAEVAGEEEPAADGRGHGIMSRADDDTVMEAVDSEVSVTCTDMGLVQKAFQALLCTKRHPIDQPMMHEVARVLLSLMQLLPSRS
- the LOC109761330 gene encoding LRR receptor-like serine/threonine-protein kinase SIK1 isoform X1 produces the protein MRLLPSAEVAGEEEPAADGRGHGVPGGQAPPAALIMSRADDDTVMEAVDSEVSVTCTDMGLVQKAFQALLCTKRHPIDQPMMHEVARVLLSLMQLLPSRSHPHACSLFISDIG